CAAATCCTTAGCACTTCCAGCTTCCTGCTTAGCAGACCCGGGCTTTACTTTCTCCTTAGTTTGTAATCTATGAAACCAGCTTCTGGCAGAATCCATCTCCGATTGCAATCAAAATAACTCCAAGGCTGTTATTCGCAGTCAGCAACTGAATCAAGAGATAGAAATATCTTCATCCACTCAGAAACTATTCCATCTCCATGTGCGAAATCACAATTCAAATCGAAGAACACCAAATTGGAACTTAAAGTAAGCAGATTTTTAGACCGAAGAAAGAACCCCCAAATCCAAACTCTCCACTCCACAATCCAAAATAGAAATAAATGAGCagaaaaaatatcataatttTCCTGTTAGTGTTATTCCATTCGAGAAAGGGAATAATGAAATCTCTGTACAAAGCAAACAAATCCCTAGCAATTTCTAGTTCCCCTTCCCTCAATGAACTCTAGAGGATGGCAAAGATCCAGAAAATGTCAGGAATTTTCTCCCAAGTTAACCATAATCCAAAATAAAAGACAGAAAAAAAGACAACTGCCAACGCCGAAATAAGAAACAGATACCGACCTAGATCTGCAAGTCGTCGACGGATTGGATTTCGCCCTTCCGAAACACGATGATTCGATCTCGACGGCAGCGTCGCATTGACTCTCCGCAACTAACACCTCCGCCTGCTTTCCTTCCACTTTCCTACCACCACGGGATCATCTCACAAATATATTGCAGCCATTAATTGCTGCAACGCTTGATGAGAGATTAAGCCTTTTTTGCAAATGAGCCATTTGAATCTCTATATTTCCTTGAGAAAAATAAGAGAGAGACTTCAGAATCATTATAATTTGAAGAGCCCTGGTGGAATTGTTCAGCTTTTTCAAATATTATAAGTCATCctctaaaattataaaaattatacctTGCTCCTTTGTTTGGATGTTTGACCTCCTATGACAACTTGTTAATGcaacttaatttgatttaagactttataaatttgaattaaagttagatttCATCACTTTACAATTTAAAGTCTCAGTTCAATATCTGTAACATTAGATGACTATAGAAGTAgaatgataaataaattaaaccttcataaataaatttaatattaaacagcatgatgaataatatttattaattatgttcatgaattAAATCTTTATCaacttattaaataaataaaattttaaaataaataaatttatattattaaatttaataattaatttaaaatataaaaattttaaataattaaataagtttaaataagctcataaaaactaagtaaaatttatcaaataaatttaaatatcataaaattAGCTCAATTTATAAGAGTAAAAGGGAAGCGAGAAACACCACGCCCGATTTATTTGGTGGGCAAATCTGGATATCTAATATTCGAAAAAACAGCGGAGCCGATATCTCCCCTACATCTCCAATAGAAGAGTGGGCAAAGTAGTACAACTTCCATAGCTCTCGAACATAAATTGTAATTTTTAAAACCATAGATAGTAAAAATGAAAAGGTCAGTCATGCAAATATATTTAATGCCTATTTAACAGCGAAGACGTAATTTTGCTAACTAAGAGGGAGAAGTCTGCTTAGTATCAGTTTATCTCAAATCACCAAAACACCCTTTCTTCCACTCCGAAAGGTACCAGGTTGTTCCCGTAAATCCGTGCAACTGCAAGGGCAGTTTTCTGCGCCTGTAGCGGAGGTAAAAGGGAGAAGAGTTGGAGACGGCAGAGGCGCCGCCCGGTGTTGCGCCGAAATGGCGGCGAAGACGCGTGCGGTGGGGCCAGGCCGCTGGCGAAGTTGTCAAACGCGTCGGTTCGGTTTTAGAAATGGTCGGCGTGCAAACCGGCTTGAAGCCTCTTTAGTTAATTAAAACCGGCCGGCATCAGGTAAGTCAGATCGTTCTTCGCAcccacctttcttcttccttggtattAAATCAGAATCGTAGGTTTATTTTTGATCGGTTCATGCCTTGTTATCTGTATCTGTTCATGATTGCTTATTAGGTCTTCCCTTCTCGTTGATTAATTACGTTGTGATGGATCAAGAAAGTCCTAAAAAATCttttcggatgggtctagtggttagcgcatgagATGTTAACATCATGAgatctgaggttcgaatctcagtAAAATCGAAATAAATacttcccttatgtgttagtcactattccaaaaattaataatcactcgtgatttatctcctccgtgttgaccttagGACGGATTGATGAAAACGTTGGAGgcgaacgtattcgccttttgccaccaaaaaaaccctaaaaggtaCTAGCTCTGCGTTCACTGATCTGTTGATTTGGATCGGCTGCACATGATCTGTTTGATTGCAGTGGAAAGGATTCTGTTGAGATTTGACCATCTGAAGAAACTGACAGTGAAAGATATTTGAGCAACATACCTATGAACTTCTTTGATAGAGGCACTGTATATTCTCTTTAAGGTCTGAAGTGAATTGAGAATTCCTTCAGACTAATGTTTATGTTACTTCTTTGTGTTTCCATCTTTATAACTGTTATGATTTCATAAATTCATTTGTTCTTCCTGCAAACTCAACGTATCAAAATTCATTTTTTATCCCTGCAATCTCAACGATTTCATATCTCGCAAGCCAAGCAATCATTATAACAAAGACTCAATTACCCCAAATCAGTGGCTAGTCTAACGGTTCATCAGAGCAAAATTTCACAAGTGAGCATGGCTTTAAACTAGCAGCCACCACTCCAGCTATTTTCTAAATAACAAGCTACATCGATTAGTTTAACCACATGGATTTAATCCTTTTCGACAAACGAGATGACTAGGCATCGAGATGAGGCCAGCCATTgcatttgtggaaaccaaagctaagttttCCACACGAATTAAACACAGCTAGTTTCATATGGATGAGAGATCCTCGTACACAGACTTAATACCTGGTCGCTCAGAGAGAGGGCGAATACACCTCAATGCTATTCCGAGCATCTCCTTCATCCCCTTGAATGTGACTGGATTTGACATTTCTGTTGCCATTGTCGGGTCAAAGCAATCAGATCCCCGCCCTTCTGCCACACGCAACCTTACCCAATCCGTCAGGTCAACTCCTCCTTCCTCGCCTGAGACCACATCTCCTGCACACCTGCCTGTTAATAGCTCCAAGAGAATCACGCCAAAGGCATAGACATCCGACTTAAAGGACAGGGACGGTTTCTTAGATGCTGCCAACTCAGGTGCCCGATAGCCCAGCACCCCTGCGTCAAGAACTTGCTCGACCGTGCCTGGTTGAGTCATCAAGCGATGGAGGCAGTAATCAGCAACGCGAGCATTGAGGTCGAGACCATCAAGTAATATGTTGGTGGCTTTGAGATTGCCATGAGGCGTGGCTCGGTCGAAATGGAGATAGTTCAGGCCACGTGCAACATCAACAGCGATTTTGAGCCGCTGAGCCCAAGTCAGAGGGGGCCCTTTCCGCCCAGGTCGGTCTGAACCACAGAGACATGAAGCAAAGCGAAACTTAATCCAGTTTTTTTAACAACCCCCAAGGATTAAAACTATTTTTGTAACATGAAAACAAGTGCACCCATTAAACTAACATCTTTTTACAAACAAAAACATATACAAAAGGAAAGCTCAACAAGCAGTATCCAAAGTGAGAGTAGGCGTACCGTACAGAAAGCTAGCAAGGCTTCCCGGTGCAACATAATCCGACAAGAGAAGTTTCTCGTGTTGGGTAGGCCCCCAATAGTATCCTCGCAAACCGACTACATTTGGATGTCTGATGTTTGCGAATTTCTTTGCCTCTTTAGCAAATTCCTTTTTCTGCTTTGCTACTCCTTCCCTGAGCCATTTCACTGTCAAGAAAACTCCATTGTCTAAGGTTGCTCTATAAGAAGTTCCATGACTGCTCCTTCCCAACACTTCTGCAGGTGCCCTAGATAACTCCTCTGGAGTTAGCATTATTGTTTCATCCAGGAAATGTAAATCGCCTGCCAACCTATCTGGCGAGCGTACGTCAAGTCTTCCAAGATTTTCTTGAGCATACATGTCGCTGGAATCTGGTGACCAGGAAAATCGACTTTTCCTAGATGGTGAAAATCCAGTAACAGCAGCCATTTTTTCATCTGGATCAAGTATCTCTGATGAAGAACCTTTTCGGGTAGCAATGAGATCATCAGCTGATATCACCAATGACCCGCCAGATTCTCTGCTCTTGCTTCCAGTGGTTTCTGGAAAGCTTTGCCTATGAAGATTCTTGTCAGAAACCTTGTCTGATCCAGACCCTCTGGAAGCTCTCCTACATCGCATGATGATACATAAGAGGATCAGAATAACTGTAGCCATTACACAAGCAGCAATAATTCCAACAATGACAAAAGTCTTCACTGATTTTTGCCCATGATTCTCCGATGTAGAACTACCAGATCCAGATGGACCACTTGGAAACTCTAATCTGGAATTACCTGGGTGGAAAGATGACTCAGGGAACTTTCTAAGATTATCTGAAACGATTCCCGATAGATCATTGTATGAACAATTGAAGTACACAAGTGTATCAGGCAGCGACGATGGCAAAGAACCAGAGAAATGGTTAAGGGAGATATCAAGAGAAGTAAGGGAAGAGAGTTTTGTGAGAGCAGGTGGTAATGCACCAGAAAAATTGTTTGCAGAAATATCCAGGATTTGGAGTGTAGTCAAAGATCCAAGGCTTTGAGGAAAAGAACCAGCAAACCTGTTTGCAGATATATCAAGCACACGAAGATTGGACTGGTTGGAAAAAGATGGCGACAAAGTGATATTACCCAAAAGCATGTTGTTCTGGAGATGAAGCTCTTGCAACGTGGAGGAGCTTAATAGGTCATCTAGAATAGGGCCACTGAGCTGATTGAAACTGAGATCTAACACAGAAAGCTTTGGATAGTGAACTAGAACAGCAGGGAGAGCATCTGTCAGAGAATTATGAGATACGTTAAGATAACCAAGTAGCAAAAACTGAGAGGTTACATCGGGTATGCGCCCAGTCAGTTGATTTCCGCTGAGGTCAATATACTCAAGATCATTTCCCCACTTTGCAACCAATGATAAATTGCCAGTAAACTGATTATGAGAGAGATCAAGCACCGAACAGGATCCTTGCACCACCGGAAGTTCACCGGAAAGAGCATTAGAAGAAAGATTGAGCATTTGCAAACTTGTTGAGGTGATCATATTAATGTGCCCTGCCAGACAGAAAACCAACTTGTTAAGAAATGAAACATCAATAATCGTGTGAACCTTAATGAAGCTTCGAGATGAGGGAAGAGTGAAATGTTCCAAACTGCTAAAACAAGAAACTAATAGGATTATACCGATAGAAATATCCTTCAGATTTTTGTTAAGAGTCTAAACCATGACTCAAATAAAAAATGGATAAATGGATAGCTTTGGAGCAAATAGCATTctgtaagtaaaaaaaaatgcaatGCACAAAAGCCTTGAATATCGATGTGCTGGCCAATGGTTTGCCAGACTTGTCTTTTTAAACTGGTGAGTGCATGCTTGATCAAAGTAAAACATGCTACTTCAACTATTGAATATACCATCAACCTCCAATTGAATTGTCACGTAGTATTAGCAAGCAAACAAAGGAGAATCAACACATTGTGTATGTATGTTCAAGTCAATAGAAAGATCAACTTAGAAGGAATAAAAAAGTATGTAATAGCTAAACATATCCAAGTCAACCTCATTGAACAAGAGCAGACAAATATTTTCATTCTCAAAAAAGAATAGTCTTCTATAGCACAAATATCGCACACATGAATTGATTTTATAGACAGAATGGTAAAATATCATAGAAAATCAAATAAGTTCCATAGGTAGCACAGGAGAAATAGATCTCATTAAAAAATAGCCACAGACCTGTTAGCTTGTTTGCACTCAAATCCAATTCGCGTAAAACCAGAGAGTCGCCTTTGAGAAGTCCACCAGGTAGGAAACCGCTAAATCCATTGTTCCCTAGCCTCAGAACCTCGAGATCGTATACATAATTAAACCCAGGCAGCTCACCACTTAACTGATTGTAACTTAAATCCAACACCTTCAAGCTCCCAAAAGTAGAAATCCCAACTCCAATCAGTGAGCCAGTCAATTTGTTGTTGCTGAGATGCAAATACTTGATAGTCTCTGAGATATCCGACAAGGATTTCAACTCCCTTGGGGTGGACGTAAGCAAATTCCCACTGAAATCAACATGGACAACACTAGATGATTGCATAAGAAAGTTCCAATCAACGCTACCATCTAGCTGGTTCCAGCTAATATCAACAGACTCCAGAGTCGAAATCAGTTCCAACCCAGATGGAATGCTTTTGCTAAAAGCATTGTAGGACAGATTCAAAGCGACCAAGTTCCTGAGATCAGTCAGAGATGCAGGCAAGGGACCAGAAAGAGAATTCTGGCTCAAATCAAGCGACTTGATTGAAGCAAGTCCGCCAATGGAATCAGGCAAAGACCCTGTGAAGTCGTTCCCCGCCAAGGACAAGTTCTGCAAGCTGTGAAGTTTTCCAAAACTCGAAGGCAACTCGCCCGAGAAGGCATTGTTGGAAATGTCAAGATACTCCAAGTTCTTCAATTCGGAGATGCTGTCGGGCATGCTCCCAGAAAGGTTATTATTAGCCATGGAGAGCTTCAAAAGCATGGTGAGGTTAGCAAAGACAGATAGATCTGCGTAGCCAGAAATGCCATGGTTATCAAGGACAACACCGGCGACATTCCCACCATTACAAACGATGCCGTTCCAGGACGCAGGGCAGCCATTGAAGTCGATGGACTCCTCATTCCAGGAGCCGTCGATGTATCCAGTAGGATCGCGTGTTATCCCTTTCTTGAACGCCAGAAGTGCCAAGATATCCGGTGAAGGGAGTTGCCCTAAGCAAGGGATGGCAAGGAGAAGGAACACAGAGATTCTTGTAAGCAGATCCATTCCTCTTCTACCGATGCTAGAACTCAAACAGCACGAAGAATAGTAAAGAAGAACTTGTAAAACCCTAACTGCTGCTGCTTCACCAAAGGTGATCTGCGCTGTCTCCGCTCGATACAGCAGACGAGATCCAACATCCACCACAGAAGCACGCTCCTCCGAGAGCGACTAGATCATAGCAAAGACAGCTTTTGCAAAGATTCGAGTCACGAGCAGTAAAGATGGCGACTTTCAGAGGAAAACAAAGACGTTACCAGCCAGAAAAGGCGAAGAACTCCACTTTTTTTCCACCACGAGGAGGAATGGGGGGGCACATTGAAAGCCCTAACAACTCCACCACCGTGAAGGGGCCAAAATCATAGAAAAGCTTCCGCATTTCGCAGCAATCATGGCGCGGGCCATCTACGCTAACTGCAGGAATAACAAAAACCCGCCGACTTAGGTAAAAATccagaggaaaaaaaaataacgGAAGAAGAATAGAGGAAGCAGGAAGGAAGCCGAGGTGGAGAAAGAACCCTAACCCTAGAATGGCGGAGCGGCTGGCCTGCTCGCTGGAGAGGAGTGTACTGAGCTGAGGTGGTCGCTGTGTGCGTCCGTGGAGCATTTTTGTTGTCGTTGTTTTTTATGGGTAGTGTGCATATTACCCGCCAAAAAGGATACACGCGCCTCGCGGACGCCAAGCGCCTATAAAATCCAATTGAGTAATTAAGGCAGTAGATGTGCTGGAAGCCACATGCTGCTATTACTCTTGCGACGAGGAGAGATAGTGGACGGAGGTTTTTCAGTTTAACGGAACAAGCGGGTCAATTCCAAATGACACTGACTTCCTCCCCATCACTCATCATGCCCCGCTGGGTTTAGCTAGGTCAATTCTagatacttaaaaataaaaaaacatttttcattttataaatatatgttcagttttttaaatatttttaatattcattactttattttaaaataataattacataAGACAGTAAACTTGCTAAATTTAACGttagtcaatttttaaaattaattaaactattaaaataattattcaagtttgattttattttttttataaatatgaatttgatttatttatatgttattatgttcttaatttcaatttatttcaaaattttatatttttaaatttatttagtttacTATTGAgtttaatattataaatttatttattttattttaaaatttttatatatttataaatataataagaGACTTATTGATGATATAAttcataaatttttatttatgaatattactaaattgaatataaatatatttgaattttctatttaattaatattatacatattaaataaataaatttttattaaaatcaaacattaaatttatttatgaaatattcAATTCATTTATCGCCATATAAATACCTAGGCCAAATTCTAGGTGTGTATGAGCATTACAAATTATTAAGATCATGCCAAAACAAATGAAAAGAATACTAAGAAATCAAAGAGTAAGAAGAATTGAGAGAGGAAAAAAGATGataaaaaatactttaatttgACAATGTGTCTACTCTATGAAATGGTAAAAACCCTCTATTAGAATTAGGTTTAGAATTACaataatcttttatatatatatatatatatatatatatatatatatatagtccaaGTCATGCGTGGTATTTTGGACTAaaaataccaagtaaaccaaaaaAAACTCTAAACTCCCGGTGCCTCCAACACGGGGCACGCCCATACTAATGCCTCCAGCATAGGGCAAGGCCAGGTCATGTTCTTGGGCATGCTCATACCATAAGCATGCACCAACTTTCCCAAAATGGGGCACGACCATGCCGTACCATGGGCGTGCCCGTTCCCTCATATTTGGACACAGTTATGCCCATGCAAACAGACCTGAACACTGCCAGGTCATGTTCGATGGCACGAtcgtaccccgtacctcataagcAGGCACAACCTAGTTGTACTTTCAAGCACAGTTGTGCCCCATGATGGTCAAATATGAGTTATCCCTAACAATCTCTACCTTGGTGAGTATTCACTCCTTTGGATAATTATGAGCATCTGAGAAGAACTCCTCCTGGAACGCTAAGTATGGGTTGCATCTCTCTAGCAACTAGAGAAAtgaatcaagttcaagcaatggtTGAACTTTTTCGTGGCAATTGGCTTTGCCAATATATCTACATCATTTTTAGAAGTGTGGGCTTTCTCAAGTAGCATTTTAACAGAAGAAATCAACTCCTTGATCTTGTGAAATCTCACATCAATGTGCTTGATCCTCATATGATAGACTTGATTCTTCACCAAATAGATAACACTCTATCTATCCAATGCAACTTAACTCTACCTTGTTGAACACTCAGTTTTCTGACCAACTGTGTAAGCCAGAAACTTCTTTGGCTAGTTCAGGTATTACCATGTACTCTAATTCAGTAGTAGACAATACAACTATGGGTTGTATCATGGACTTTCAATAAATAGGCCCCCACGGGTTGGCACAGTTGGTACTTGCATGGGTGATTTCTTCAATAAGTCTTGGGGTCAATTCTCAACGGATGCAAAATATCTCGCTTGGTACCTGACCTTCTGATGCAAAGGGCCACTATCCTAAGGCAAATGCCCACCCCCCACCCCCCCCGCGCCCGTGCGCGCCGTAATTTACCCCTTTCTAGATAGTGTGGGGCTGCCCTAGAGGGGTCGCTAAGGTGACGACTTAACTTTTGCTTCAATGGACTTCCAACAACTAAGTCCTCCTACCATAGTGAACATATAACCTATAGTAGACCTTCTGTCATTCATATCTCTTGCATAATCTTTATCCATATATTTTGTAAATGAAGGATCACCCTATTGTCTAATAAACTCAATGTCATAATCTATAGTAATCCTCAAGTATCTAAAAATCCACTTGACCACATTCTAATATTGTCAACTAAGCTTTGAAAGAAATTTGATCACCATCTAACATCTTACACCAAATCAAGTCTTATACAAATCATGGGATATATCTGACAACCAACTGACATAGGGAACCTTTGACATGTCTTGGATATTTTCATTAGTCCTTGGGCATTATTTAAGAGATAATTTGAAATGATGCGCCAAAGGTGTACTTACAGACTTCGCATTCTCCATGTTAAATTTGTTCAACACATTCTTAACATAGCTCTGCTGAGATAGTTATAATCTCCAAGAGACCTGGTCTCTATGTATATTCATCCCAAGAATCTTTCTGGTCACGCCCAAATCCTTCATGTAAAATTTCCTGCTCAATAgtatctttaatttattaatctcaaTCATACTCTTCgtaacaatcaacatattatcaacaTAAAATAGCAAGAAGATAAGTGAATCATCGTCAAGGTTCTTCACATAAATACAATAATCATACTCACATCTCATGTATATATTCTGAACTATGTCATAGTTAAAATGCTTCTACCATTGTCTTAGAAATTGCTTTAGCTCATAAAGTAACTTCTTCAATTTACAAACTAAGTGCTCCTGCTTGGGCTGACTAAAACCTTGTGGTTGTGACATGTAAATTTGCTCCTTCAAGTCACCATGAAGAAAGTCTGTCTTCACATTCATTTGCTTAAACTGCAAATCATGATGTGATACCAAGATCAACATCGCTGTTACAAACTGTAAATGCAGggttacatcgtcagtaatataaaagattatcgtacccacagggactggttacaATCACTAGTGACctctcacgtagaattagctaaacaattgacAGTAACAAGTTACGTGCTAAGTAAAAGAAAcaagtggcaaaaggcgaaatcgtTAACCCCCAACGCCCCCGCCGCACCCAACCTCAGGCCATCACGAGGGTGATAAATCACGACAGTTGAGAGGGCAAGTggtggtggggtgagttgc
This genomic stretch from Zingiber officinale cultivar Zhangliang chromosome 7A, Zo_v1.1, whole genome shotgun sequence harbors:
- the LOC122001500 gene encoding LRR receptor-like serine/threonine-protein kinase GHR1; this translates as MDLLTRISVFLLLAIPCLGQLPSPDILALLAFKKGITRDPTGYIDGSWNEESIDFNGCPASWNGIVCNGGNVAGVVLDNHGISGYADLSVFANLTMLLKLSMANNNLSGSMPDSISELKNLEYLDISNNAFSGELPSSFGKLHSLQNLSLAGNDFTGSLPDSIGGLASIKSLDLSQNSLSGPLPASLTDLRNLVALNLSYNAFSKSIPSGLELISTLESVDISWNQLDGSVDWNFLMQSSSVVHVDFSGNLLTSTPRELKSLSDISETIKYLHLSNNKLTGSLIGVGISTFGSLKVLDLSYNQLSGELPGFNYVYDLEVLRLGNNGFSGFLPGGLLKGDSLVLRELDLSANKLTGHINMITSTSLQMLNLSSNALSGELPVVQGSCSVLDLSHNQFTGNLSLVAKWGNDLEYIDLSGNQLTGRIPDVTSQFLLLGYLNVSHNSLTDALPAVLVHYPKLSVLDLSFNQLSGPILDDLLSSSTLQELHLQNNMLLGNITLSPSFSNQSNLRVLDISANRFAGSFPQSLGSLTTLQILDISANNFSGALPPALTKLSSLTSLDISLNHFSGSLPSSLPDTLVYFNCSYNDLSGIVSDNLRKFPESSFHPGNSRLEFPSGPSGSGSSTSENHGQKSVKTFVIVGIIAACVMATVILILLCIIMRCRRASRGSGSDKVSDKNLHRQSFPETTGSKSRESGGSLVISADDLIATRKGSSSEILDPDEKMAAVTGFSPSRKSRFSWSPDSSDMYAQENLGRLDVRSPDRLAGDLHFLDETIMLTPEELSRAPAEVLGRSSHGTSYRATLDNGVFLTVKWLREGVAKQKKEFAKEAKKFANIRHPNVVGLRGYYWGPTQHEKLLLSDYVAPGSLASFLYDRPGRKGPPLTWAQRLKIAVDVARGLNYLHFDRATPHGNLKATNILLDGLDLNARVADYCLHRLMTQPGTVEQVLDAGVLGYRAPELAASKKPSLSFKSDVYAFGVILLELLTGRCAGDVVSGEEGGVDLTDWVRLRVAEGRGSDCFDPTMATEMSNPVTFKGMKEMLGIALRCIRPLSERPGIKSVYEDLSSI